In Sphingobacteriaceae bacterium, the following proteins share a genomic window:
- a CDS encoding efflux transporter periplasmic adaptor subunit, protein MIKNKIIVGLFALVSLQSCSSSEKKEEKKELATHPETFLLQKNKFSTRLVLPGELIAYQQVDLYAKVTSFVKELHVDIGSEVSAGELLMTLEAPELLSQLAAAESRLKSLEANYTASSANYNRLVEAGKIPGTVSQNDLDQANAKKNADFSNLEGAKASYKEVGVIKSYLEIRAPFNGIITSRNVNPGAYVGPSGKGSEFPLLTLQEQKHLRLAVSIPEAYTGLLNQNDAVTFKVKSMPSETFTATIKRMAGALDLRLRSERIEMDIENEAKKLLPGTVAEVFIPLASKDSSFVVPKTALVNSNEGTYVIAVVDNKAKQIPVKKGRDVEDKTEVFGDLKINEELLNKANEEIKDGTPIR, encoded by the coding sequence ATGATAAAAAATAAAATTATAGTTGGACTTTTTGCTTTGGTTAGTTTGCAAAGTTGTTCTTCCTCAGAAAAAAAAGAAGAAAAAAAAGAACTGGCAACCCACCCGGAAACATTTTTACTGCAAAAAAACAAATTCTCCACACGTCTTGTTTTACCGGGAGAATTGATAGCGTATCAACAGGTAGATCTTTATGCAAAAGTGACCAGTTTTGTAAAAGAACTGCATGTTGACATTGGCTCTGAAGTAAGCGCCGGTGAGCTTTTGATGACCCTGGAAGCTCCAGAACTGTTATCGCAACTGGCAGCAGCAGAATCGCGTTTAAAATCACTGGAAGCAAATTACACCGCCAGCAGTGCTAATTACAACCGTTTAGTAGAAGCCGGTAAAATTCCCGGCACTGTTTCGCAAAATGATTTAGACCAGGCCAATGCCAAAAAAAATGCTGACTTCTCTAACCTCGAAGGCGCCAAAGCTTCGTACAAAGAAGTAGGTGTTATAAAAAGTTATTTAGAAATCCGCGCGCCTTTTAACGGGATCATCACCTCGCGGAATGTAAATCCCGGTGCCTACGTGGGTCCCAGCGGCAAAGGATCTGAATTTCCCCTGCTAACTTTACAGGAACAAAAACATCTGAGACTTGCTGTTTCTATTCCCGAAGCTTACACCGGACTACTAAATCAAAACGATGCGGTGACCTTTAAAGTTAAATCAATGCCTTCTGAAACTTTTACAGCGACCATAAAACGGATGGCCGGGGCATTAGATCTGCGATTAAGATCAGAACGTATAGAAATGGATATAGAAAATGAAGCAAAAAAATTATTACCCGGAACAGTGGCGGAAGTTTTTATACCCTTGGCTTCCAAAGACAGCAGCTTTGTGGTTCCAAAAACGGCGCTGGTAAACTCAAACGAAGGAACTTATGTAATTGCTGTAGTAGACAACAAAGCAAAACAAATTCCTGTAAAAAAAGGACGTGACGTAGAAGACAAAACAGAAGTTTTCGGGGATCTAAAAATAAATGAGGAGCTACTAAACAAAGCCAACGAAGAAATTAAGGACGGGACACCGATCAGGTAA